Proteins co-encoded in one Gossypium arboreum isolate Shixiya-1 chromosome 11, ASM2569848v2, whole genome shotgun sequence genomic window:
- the LOC108472394 gene encoding LOW QUALITY PROTEIN: chitin elicitor receptor kinase 1-like (The sequence of the model RefSeq protein was modified relative to this genomic sequence to represent the inferred CDS: substituted 1 base at 1 genomic stop codon) translates to MTPNNDLPPHHHFCSTTVSFPTTKLNGLSSEISSNLFLDLDYQNPQNPNVGISQSKMLLKLFPIPLLFILTFSISVESRCTRSCTALASYYVPPESNLTFVSELFNSTLAPSSTLNFDSILSYNKQVANKDSVESGTRLNVPFPCDCINGSLPAHEFSYRVRSNDTYYKIATEYYSNLTTVNWLLPFNTYPPTNIPDTGTVRVVVNCSCGDATISKDYGLFITYPLRPGENLSYVLTQVNLSSDLSGLVQRYNPGVNFSSGAGLVFIPGRDANGNFPPIQSSLYVVFTXSGISGGVIAGISIAAIVVLLLLGIGVYIGFFRKKKVKGETLSSTDSQDLLAQVGNAFGSKAVESTPAVAASPGLTGISVDKSVEFSYEELAQATDNFSMAKKIGEGGFGAVYYANLRGEEAAIKKMDMQATKEFLAELKVLTHVHHLNLVRLIGYCVEGSLFLVYEYIENGNLSQHLRGSGREPLPWSTRVQIALDSARGLEYIHEHTVPVYIHRDIKSANILIDKKFRAKVADFGLTKLTEVGNSSLPTRLVGTFGYMPPEYAQYGDVSPKIDVFAFGVVLYELISAKEALVKANSSPAETKGLVALFEGGLDEPDPKAGLCKLIDPRLGDNYPLDSVFKMAQLAKACTQENPQLRPSMRSIVVALMTLSSTTEDWDVGTFYENQAVVNLMSGR, encoded by the exons ATGACTCCCAATAATGATTTGCCACCTCATCATCACTTTTGTTCTACTACTGTTTCTTTTCCAACGACTAAGCTCAACGGTCTCAGCTCTGAAATATCATCCAACCTCTTCCTTGACTTGGACTATCAAAACCCCCAAAATCCCAACGTAGGGATTTCACAATCCAAAATGCTACTTAAATTATTCCCAATTCCGTTGCTTTTTATCTTAACTTTCTCCATTTCAGTAGAATCAAGATGCACCAGAAGCTGCACGGCCTTAGCATCCTACTACGTTCCGCCAGAATCAAACTTGACCTTCGTATCCGAGCTTTTTAATTCGACCCTTGCTCCTTCCTCCACGTTAAATTTCGACTCAATCCTTAGTTACAACAAACAAGTTGCCAACAAAGACAGCGTCGAAAGTGGTACTAGACTCAATGTTCCTTTCCCTTGCGATTGCATCAACGGCTCATTACCCGCCCACGAGTTCAGCTACAGAGTTAGGTCCAACGACACTTACTACAAGATCGCCACAGAATACTACTCGAACTTGACAACGGTTAATTGGTTGCTGCCGTTCAATACCTATCCGCCGACGAATATACCGGATACTGGGACGGTTAGGGTGGTGGTTAATTGTTCGTGCGGTGACGCTACTATTTCGAAGGATTACGGGCTGTTTATTACATATCCGCTCCGACCGGGGGAGAATTTGAGTTATGTCTTGACTCAGGTGAATCTGTCATCGGATTTGTCGGGGTTGGTGCAGAGATACAACCCCGGGGTGAATTTCAGCTCAGGGGCTGGTCTGGTATTTATCCCGGGAAGAG ATGCTAATGGTAATTTTCCACCCATCCAATCAAG CTTATATGTTGTTTTTACATAATCAGGAATTTCGGGTGGAGTTATTGCTGGGATATCTATAGCAGCCATAGTGGTATTGCTGTTGCTGGGAATTGGTGTATATATTGGATTTTTCCGAAAGAAGAAGGTAAAGGGAGAAACATTGTCCTCGACAGACTCCCAGGATTTATTAGCTCAAGTTGGAAATG CTTTTGGAAGTAAAGCAGTGGAATCAACTCCGGCTGTTGCTGCTTCTCCAGGCCTTACTGGCATTTCCGTTGACAAATCAGTTGAGTTCTCTTATGAAGAACTTGCCCAGGCGACTGATAATTTTAGTATGGCTAAAAAGATTGGTGAAGGTGGCTTTGGGGCTGTTTACTATGCAAATCTGAGAGGCGAG GAAGCTGCAATCAAGAAGATGGATATGCAGGCAACCAAAGAATTTCTAGCTGAATTGAAGGTTTTGACACATGTTCATCACCTGAACCTG GTGCGTTTAATTGGATACTGTGTTGAAGGCTCTCTTTTCCTAGTGTACGAATACATTGAGAATGGCAATCTAAGTCAGCATTTGCGAGGCTCAG GCAGGGAGCCACTTCCTTGGTCTACTCGAGTGCAAATTGCCCTCGACTCAGCCAGAGGTCTTGAATATATTCACGAGCATACTGTCCCTGTTTACATTCATCGGGACATTAAATCAGCTAATATATTGATAGACAAAAAGTTCCGTGCAAAG GTTGCAGATTTTGGATTAACAAAACTGACAGAGGTTGGAAATTCATCCCTACCCACACGTCTTGTTGGGACATTTGGATACATGCCACCAGA ATACGCTCAATATGGCGATGTTTCTCCTAAAATAGATGTATTTGCCTTTGGGGTTGTGCTGTATGAGCTGATTTCTGCTAAAGAAGCTCTTGTCAAAGCAAACAGCTCCCCCGCTGAAACGAAGGGTCTGGTTGCTCTG TTCGAGGGTGGTCTTGATGAGCCTGATCCTAAAGCAGGGCTGTGCAAACTTATTGATCCGAGGCTTGGAGATAATTACCCCCTTGACTCCGTATTCAAG ATGGCTCAGCTTGCCAAAGCTTGCACACAAGAAAACCCTCAACTACGACCAAGTATGAGGTCAATAGTGGTTGCCCTAATGACTCTTTCATCCACAACGGAGGATTGGGATGTTGGTACTTTCTACGAAAATCAAGCTGTTGTCAACCTTATGTCCGGACGATAG